From a region of the Marmota flaviventris isolate mMarFla1 chromosome 13, mMarFla1.hap1, whole genome shotgun sequence genome:
- the Ifnb1 gene encoding interferon beta, whose protein sequence is MNNRCILQIVLLLCFPTTTLSLSYHLLGLQQSSSSLECQKLLQQLNGRPADCLSDRMDFKIPKEIKHPQQFQKEHAAFVIYEMLQDIFVIFTRNFSNTGWNETIVKDLRVELHQQMDLLETTLEKKLGEENKSWGNSRTILHLKSYYWRILRYLKAKQYSSCAWTVIRMELFRNFSFINRLMDHFQN, encoded by the coding sequence ATGAACAACAGGTGCATCTTGCAAATCGTTCTCCTGTTGTGCTTCCCCACCACAACTCTTTCCCTAAGTTACCACCTGCTTGGACTCCAACAGAGCAGCAGCAGTTTGGAATGTCAGAAGCTCCTGCAGCAGTTGAATGGAAGGCCTGCAGACTGCCTCAGTGACAGGATGGACTTCAAGATCCCCAAGGAGATCAAACATCCACAGCAGTTCCAGAAGGAGCACGCTGCCTTTGTCATCTATGAGATGCTCCAGGACATCTTTGTTATTTTCACAAGAAACTTCTCTAACACTGGCTGGAATGAGACCATTGTCAAGGACCTCCGTGTTGAACTCCATCAGCAGATGGACCTCCTGGAAACAACCTTGGAAAAGAAACTGGGAGAGGAAAACAAAAGCTGGGGAAACTCCAGGACCATTCTGCACCTGAAAAGCTATTATTGGAGGATCCTGAGGTACCTGAAGGCCAAACAGTACAGCAGCTGTGCCTGGACAGTGATCCGAATGGAACTCTTCCGGAACTTCTCCTTCATTAACAGACTTATGGATCACTTTCAAAACTGA